The genomic window TTTGCCACGTCGTTTACTTGCTTTTGCCCTTCCAACAATTCAAACAAAGGGTCATATTTTCCACTGAGAAAACTTTGCTGAATGCTCGTTGGCAAATTGACTTTAAACTTTGTTTCGTCAATTTTGATTTCAAGGTTTTCTAAATCGAGCATTAATTTGGCTTGAGGGTTTTCTTGGATAGATTTTACTAATTGAGCCCGTTGACCATCTTCCAAGGTTACACAGGGGATTCCCATGGTTGCACAATTTCCAAAAAATATTTCAGCAAAAGATCCACCTATGATGGCTTTAAAGCCAAACTTGGCCAGGGCTTGCGGGGCGTGTTCGCGGCTCGACCCACAACCAAAATTTTGATCGACCACCAAAATCGATGCACCTTGATGCTCAGGTCTGTCGAGCACATGATGCTTCGATCGGCCTTGTTCATCAAAACGCACATCATAAAAGGCATATTGCCCCAACCCCTCAAAGGTAACACATTTCATAAAGCGAGCCGGGATAATGCGATCGGTGTCGATATCGTTACCGCCTACGTACACTGCCTTGCCAGATATTTTTTTTATCGAATATTCATTCATCATTATCATGCTTGCCCTATTTGTCTTATGAAGGAGTCACTGAGTTCTTTTCGAAGCGGGAAGAGGCTACTCGAAACCACTTTGCTGTGGTTGAGAGAGCCTTAAGCCGGATTCGAAAAGACCTTAGCAACTCCTTCATAAGACAAACACCTCTCTTGCATCACTCACTCTGCCAGTAATGGCAGCCGCTACTACCATAATTGGGCTCATCAAAATCGTGCGCCCGGTTGGTGAACCTTGGCGCCCTTTAAAATTGCGATTAGAACTCGATGCGCAAATTTCATCCCCCACCAGTTTGTCAGGGTTCATGGCCAAGCACATCGAACACCCAGGTTTGCGCCACTCAAAGCCAGCTTCCTGGAAAACAGCGTCAATCCCTAGTTTGCGGGCTTCATGATCCACAGCTTGTGAGCCAGGTACCGCTAAAGCCCGTACCCCTTTGGCAACCTTATGTCCTTTAATCAGTTTGGCCACTTCAATGAAATCTGAAAGTCTTCCATTGGTGCAACTGCCTAGAAAGGCCACTTGTACCGGGATGCCTTTCACCGGTTGATTGGGTTTGAATTTCATAAAATCCAAGGCTTCTTGAATGGAATCACGCTCCAGCCCTTGATAATTTTTGGGGTCAGGAATTGTTTCGTCAATAAACACGGCTTGCCCTGGGTTGATACCCCAGGTAACCGTTGGGTTAATCTCTTGAGCTAAAAAAGGTGCCAGGTCATCGTAAGTAGCATCAGCATCGCTCTTAAAGCCATCCCATTTTTTTACCAAGTCACTCCAATTTTGCGTGGCCACATATTTGCGACCTTTTAAATAATCGTAAGTGGTTTGATCGGGGTTGATATAACCACACCTGGCACCACCCTCAATCGACATATTGCAAAGGGTCATGCGTTCTTCCATGGTGAGGTTGGTAATGGTGTCGCCGGTATATTCGTAGGCAAAACCCACCCCGCCTTTAACGCCTAATTTGCGAATGATGTGTAAAATAATATCTTTCGCTGTTACGCCCTTGCCCAATTTCCCATTAACTTCGATCTTTCTAACTTTGAGTGGGCTTAAGGCCAGCGTTTGAGTGGCCAACACGTCGCGCACTTGGGTTGTGCCGATTCCAAAGGCCAAGGTGCCAAAGGCCCCATGGGTAGAAGTATGGCTATCGCCGCAAGCAATAGTTAACCCCGGTTGGGTAAGCCCCAGCTCTGGGCCAATCACATGCACAATGCCTTGTTGCCCTGAATCGGCTCCTAAATAAGTGATGTGTGATTCTTGAGTATTTTTTTGCAAGGCACTTAGCATTTCGTCGGCCAAATGATCTTTTAAAGGCCGGGCAATATCATCGGTTGGGATGATATGATCGACGGTAGCAAAGGTTAGGTTAGGGTAGGCGACGTTCAGTTTTAAATCGCGAATCATGCCAAAGGCCTGGGGGCTAGTGACTTCATGAATCAAATGCAGGCCAATAAAGATTTGGCTTT from Deltaproteobacteria bacterium includes these protein-coding regions:
- the leuC gene encoding 3-isopropylmalate dehydratase large subunit, translating into MGKNLYKKVWEAHEVRKLPNGQSQIFIGLHLIHEVTSPQAFGMIRDLKLNVAYPNLTFATVDHIIPTDDIARPLKDHLADEMLSALQKNTQESHITYLGADSGQQGIVHVIGPELGLTQPGLTIACGDSHTSTHGAFGTLAFGIGTTQVRDVLATQTLALSPLKVRKIEVNGKLGKGVTAKDIILHIIRKLGVKGGVGFAYEYTGDTITNLTMEERMTLCNMSIEGGARCGYINPDQTTYDYLKGRKYVATQNWSDLVKKWDGFKSDADATYDDLAPFLAQEINPTVTWGINPGQAVFIDETIPDPKNYQGLERDSIQEALDFMKFKPNQPVKGIPVQVAFLGSCTNGRLSDFIEVAKLIKGHKVAKGVRALAVPGSQAVDHEARKLGIDAVFQEAGFEWRKPGCSMCLAMNPDKLVGDEICASSSNRNFKGRQGSPTGRTILMSPIMVVAAAITGRVSDAREVFVL
- the leuD gene encoding 3-isopropylmalate dehydratase small subunit, giving the protein MNEYSIKKISGKAVYVGGNDIDTDRIIPARFMKCVTFEGLGQYAFYDVRFDEQGRSKHHVLDRPEHQGASILVVDQNFGCGSSREHAPQALAKFGFKAIIGGSFAEIFFGNCATMGIPCVTLEDGQRAQLVKSIQENPQAKLMLDLENLEIKIDETKFKVNLPTSIQQSFLSGKYDPLFELLEGQKQVNDVAKKLGYVD